In Eupeodes corollae chromosome 3, idEupCoro1.1, whole genome shotgun sequence, a single genomic region encodes these proteins:
- the LOC129951100 gene encoding uncharacterized protein LOC129951100 produces the protein MKWLSLFFILGFLALISTMGSVTMAEPMPSPRGRPATTKRPPSSDDNGADRR, from the coding sequence atgAAGTGGCTAAGTTTGTTCTTCATTTTGGGTTTTTTGGCTTTGATCTCCACGATGGGCAGTGTTACTATGGCAGAACCAATGCCAAGTCCAAGAGGACGTCCGGCCACCACCAAACGTCCACCTTCTTCGGATGACAATGGCGCTGATCGGCGCTAG